CTAAATGGTCATGGGATGAGGGTAAGAAAATAGGAACAATCCACTATATCTATGACGAAAGAAAACCTATAACGTTCAAAATTGCAGAAAAATGAAAGAAAAATTCAATGAGGTATGTTTTTAGATTTCGTTCGGGTAACATTATCTATGAGTTAATTTGTCCTTTTCCTTTTGCATACTTAACAGGGGCTATAGCGACAGGGAAACCTATTAAGATTAAGGATCTGCTTAAATGAAGTCCCTTATTTCAAAAGCTTACAACAAGGTTTATCCTGAATCTAAGATAGAGAGGAATGGCAAGATTTATCTTCTTGCAAAAAAAGACCTTAAGAAATATCTGGTTTCGGATGATACGGAATTTGAGAAGTCTGTAGAAAAGATATCTAAATATAATGTCTATGAAAAAACTCACTTCAATGCTCTTAGATTGCGTAATTTATTCAAGCATCTTAATCCCGCTGCTTGCGGAATTAAGAGAAGTTTTGGTTTTGGAGACAGATTGGGATTAGCTACTCCGGGCCATATTAAGACCATTAAAGGCAGGGATATATTTCCGATTCTTTCCCAGCAGTCAACGCACAGGTC
The sequence above is drawn from the bacterium genome and encodes:
- a CDS encoding tagaturonate epimerase family protein; amino-acid sequence: MKSLISKAYNKVYPESKIERNGKIYLLAKKDLKKYLVSDDTEFEKSVEKISKYNVYEKTHFNALRLRNLFKHLNPAACGIKRSFGFGDRLGLATPGHIKTIKGRDIFPILSQQSTHRS